Proteins from one Rhinopithecus roxellana isolate Shanxi Qingling chromosome 20, ASM756505v1, whole genome shotgun sequence genomic window:
- the IST1 gene encoding IST1 homolog isoform X1, translating into MLGSGFKAERLRVNLRLVINRLKLLEKKKTELAQKARKEIADYLAAGKDERARIRVEHIIREDYLVEAMEILELYCDLLLARFGLIQSMKELDSGLAESVSTLIWAAPRLQSEVAELKIVADQLCAKYSKEYGKLCRTNQIGTVNDRLMHKLSVEAPPKILVERYLIEIAKNYNVPYEPDSVVMAEAPPGVDTDLIDVGFTDDVKKGGPGRGGGGGFTAPVGGPDGTVPMPMPMPMPSANTPFSYPLPKGPSDFNGLPMGTFQAFPNIHPPQIPATPPSYESVDDVNADKNISSAQIVGPGPKPEASAKLPSRPADNYDNFVLPELPSVPDTLPTASAGASTSASEDIDFDDLSRRFEELKKKT; encoded by the exons ATGCTGGGCTCTGGATTTAAAGCTGAGCGCTTAAGAGTGAATTTGAGATTAGTCATAAATCGCCTTAAactattggagaaaaaaaaaa CGGAACTGGCCCAGAAAGCGAGAAAGGAGATTGCTGACTATCTGGCTGCTGGGAAAGATGAACGAGCTCGGATCCGTGTTGAGCACATTATCCGGGAAGACTACCTCGTGGAGGCCATGGAGATCCTGGAGCTGTACTGTGACCTGCTGCTGGCTCGGTTTGGCCTTATCCAGTCTATGAA GGAACTAGATTCTGGTCTGGCTGAATCTGTGTCTACATTGATCTGGGCTGCTCCTCGACTCCAGTCAGAAGTGGCTGAGTTGAAAATA gttGCTGATCAGCTCTGTGCCAAGTATAGCAAGGAATATGGCAAGCTATGTAGGACCAACCAGATTGGAACTGTGAATGACAGG ctaATGCACAAGCTGAGTGTGGAAGCCCCACCCAAAATCCTGGTGGAGAGATACCTGATTGAAATTGCCAAGAATTACAATGTACCCTATGAACCTGACTCTGTGGTCATG GCAGAAGCTCCTCCTGGGGTAGATACAGATCTTATTGATGTTGGATTCACAGATGATGTGAAGAAAGGAGGCCCTGGAAGAGGAGGGGGTGGTGGGTTCACAGCACCAGTTGGTGGACCTGATGGAACGGTGCCAATGCCAATGCCCATGCCCATGCCATCTGCAAATACGCCTTTCTCATATCCACTGCCAAAGGGACCC TCAGATTTCAATGGATTGCCAATGGGGACTTTTCAGGCCTTTCCCAATATTCATCCACCTCAGATACCAGCAACTCCCCCATCGTACGAATCT GTAGATGACGTTAATGCTGATAAGAATATCTCTTCTGCACAGATTGTTG GTCCTGGACCCAAGCCAGAAGCCTCTGCAAAGCTTCCTTCCAGACCTGCGGATAACTATGACAACTTTGTCCTACCAGAGTTGCCATCTGTGCCAGACACACTACCAACTGCATCTGCTGGTGCCAGCACCTCAGCATCTGAAGACATTGACTTTGATGATCTTTCCCGAAGGTTTGAagagctgaaaaagaaaacatag
- the IST1 gene encoding IST1 homolog isoform X3, whose protein sequence is MLGSGFKAERLRVNLRLVINRLKLLEKKKTELAQKARKEIADYLAAGKDERARIRVEHIIREDYLVEAMEILELYCDLLLARFGLIQSMKELDSGLAESVSTLIWAAPRLQSEVAELKIVADQLCAKYSKEYGKLCRTNQIGTVNDRLMHKLSVEAPPKILVERYLIEIAKNYNVPYEPDSVVMAEAPPGVDTDLIDVGFTDDVKKGGPGRGGGGGFTAPVGGPDGTVPMPMPMPMPSANTPFSYPLPKGPSDFNGLPMGTFQAFPNIHPPQIPATPPSYESMTLMLIRISLLHRLLVLDPSQKPLQSFLPDLRITMTTLSYQSCHLCQTHYQLHLLVPAPQHLKTLTLMIFPEGLKS, encoded by the exons ATGCTGGGCTCTGGATTTAAAGCTGAGCGCTTAAGAGTGAATTTGAGATTAGTCATAAATCGCCTTAAactattggagaaaaaaaaaa CGGAACTGGCCCAGAAAGCGAGAAAGGAGATTGCTGACTATCTGGCTGCTGGGAAAGATGAACGAGCTCGGATCCGTGTTGAGCACATTATCCGGGAAGACTACCTCGTGGAGGCCATGGAGATCCTGGAGCTGTACTGTGACCTGCTGCTGGCTCGGTTTGGCCTTATCCAGTCTATGAA GGAACTAGATTCTGGTCTGGCTGAATCTGTGTCTACATTGATCTGGGCTGCTCCTCGACTCCAGTCAGAAGTGGCTGAGTTGAAAATA gttGCTGATCAGCTCTGTGCCAAGTATAGCAAGGAATATGGCAAGCTATGTAGGACCAACCAGATTGGAACTGTGAATGACAGG ctaATGCACAAGCTGAGTGTGGAAGCCCCACCCAAAATCCTGGTGGAGAGATACCTGATTGAAATTGCCAAGAATTACAATGTACCCTATGAACCTGACTCTGTGGTCATG GCAGAAGCTCCTCCTGGGGTAGATACAGATCTTATTGATGTTGGATTCACAGATGATGTGAAGAAAGGAGGCCCTGGAAGAGGAGGGGGTGGTGGGTTCACAGCACCAGTTGGTGGACCTGATGGAACGGTGCCAATGCCAATGCCCATGCCCATGCCATCTGCAAATACGCCTTTCTCATATCCACTGCCAAAGGGACCC TCAGATTTCAATGGATTGCCAATGGGGACTTTTCAGGCCTTTCCCAATATTCATCCACCTCAGATACCAGCAACTCCCCCATCGTACGAATCT ATGACGTTAATGCTGATAAGAATATCTCTTCTGCACAGATTGTTG GTCCTGGACCCAAGCCAGAAGCCTCTGCAAAGCTTCCTTCCAGACCTGCGGATAACTATGACAACTTTGTCCTACCAGAGTTGCCATCTGTGCCAGACACACTACCAACTGCATCTGCTGGTGCCAGCACCTCAGCATCTGAAGACATTGACTTTGATGATCTTTCCCGAAGGTTTGAagagctga
- the IST1 gene encoding IST1 homolog isoform X2: MLGSGFKAERLRVNLRLVINRLKLLEKKKTELAQKARKEIADYLAAGKDERARIRVEHIIREDYLVEAMEILELYCDLLLARFGLIQSMKELDSGLAESVSTLIWAAPRLQSEVAELKIVADQLCAKYSKEYGKLCRTNQIGTVNDRLMHKLSVEAPPKILVERYLIEIAKNYNVPYEPDSVVMAEAPPGVDTDLIDVGFTDDVKKGGPGRGGGGGFTAPVGGPDGTVPMPMPMPMPSANTPFSYPLPKGPSDFNGLPMGTFQAFPNIHPPQIPATPPSYESIVGPGPKPEASAKLPSRPADNYDNFVLPELPSVPDTLPTASAGASTSASEDIDFDDLSRRFEELKKKT; this comes from the exons ATGCTGGGCTCTGGATTTAAAGCTGAGCGCTTAAGAGTGAATTTGAGATTAGTCATAAATCGCCTTAAactattggagaaaaaaaaaa CGGAACTGGCCCAGAAAGCGAGAAAGGAGATTGCTGACTATCTGGCTGCTGGGAAAGATGAACGAGCTCGGATCCGTGTTGAGCACATTATCCGGGAAGACTACCTCGTGGAGGCCATGGAGATCCTGGAGCTGTACTGTGACCTGCTGCTGGCTCGGTTTGGCCTTATCCAGTCTATGAA GGAACTAGATTCTGGTCTGGCTGAATCTGTGTCTACATTGATCTGGGCTGCTCCTCGACTCCAGTCAGAAGTGGCTGAGTTGAAAATA gttGCTGATCAGCTCTGTGCCAAGTATAGCAAGGAATATGGCAAGCTATGTAGGACCAACCAGATTGGAACTGTGAATGACAGG ctaATGCACAAGCTGAGTGTGGAAGCCCCACCCAAAATCCTGGTGGAGAGATACCTGATTGAAATTGCCAAGAATTACAATGTACCCTATGAACCTGACTCTGTGGTCATG GCAGAAGCTCCTCCTGGGGTAGATACAGATCTTATTGATGTTGGATTCACAGATGATGTGAAGAAAGGAGGCCCTGGAAGAGGAGGGGGTGGTGGGTTCACAGCACCAGTTGGTGGACCTGATGGAACGGTGCCAATGCCAATGCCCATGCCCATGCCATCTGCAAATACGCCTTTCTCATATCCACTGCCAAAGGGACCC TCAGATTTCAATGGATTGCCAATGGGGACTTTTCAGGCCTTTCCCAATATTCATCCACCTCAGATACCAGCAACTCCCCCATCGTACGAATCT ATTGTTG GTCCTGGACCCAAGCCAGAAGCCTCTGCAAAGCTTCCTTCCAGACCTGCGGATAACTATGACAACTTTGTCCTACCAGAGTTGCCATCTGTGCCAGACACACTACCAACTGCATCTGCTGGTGCCAGCACCTCAGCATCTGAAGACATTGACTTTGATGATCTTTCCCGAAGGTTTGAagagctgaaaaagaaaacatag